One Deltaproteobacteria bacterium genomic region harbors:
- a CDS encoding molybdopterin-dependent oxidoreductase, producing LRKGDIEQGFAECAHVFEDTFILPTTQHVALEPHGCIAAFQPDGRVNLWSTTQNPFVVRTQLANIFKMPVSKIRIMVPYLGGGYGSKVYPKIEPLTMALAQKAKRPVRILLSREEVFYTVTKHAAFIRMKTGVKADGTFHAREAEVFLDTGAFAEIGPRVAKKSAYTAAGPYKFSHVKIDAKSVYTNKPPAGAFRGFGVSQSAWASESQTDIIAKALGRDPYELRMQNIYDEGDEFVTGEKLWSIGVKGCLEKVAQEMKWDEPMPASDDPSKVRGRGLAALIKATITPSISCAAIKLNEDGSVNVFTSTVEMGQGSDTAMAAIVADTLGITLDQVSVLGVDTDVVPYDLTTSSSRSTFHMGKALELASLDLCEQLRRFVSEEHGVPFEETRMEGGKVLFRENALDIREVLFNHFGMQGGTLVGRGEVKTSTVDPDTGDKTTSSFWFVGAGGSEVEIDKDTGRVRVLKHATAVDVGRVITPLGCQQQLVGGAITGLGQALFEQMVWDNGILVNPNLVDYVLPALGDMPDEITPIAVEVPHKNGPFGAKGIGETSLIPVAPSIANAVDDAVDVRIKDLPVTAEKIFLGMLDTKRPSE from the coding sequence CTGCGCAAGGGAGATATCGAGCAGGGGTTCGCCGAATGCGCCCACGTTTTCGAGGACACCTTCATCCTGCCCACCACCCAGCACGTGGCGCTGGAGCCCCACGGCTGCATCGCGGCGTTCCAGCCCGACGGGCGCGTGAACCTGTGGTCCACAACCCAGAACCCGTTCGTGGTGCGCACCCAGCTCGCCAACATCTTCAAGATGCCGGTATCGAAGATCCGCATCATGGTGCCGTATCTCGGCGGCGGCTACGGCAGCAAGGTCTATCCCAAGATCGAACCGCTGACCATGGCTCTCGCCCAGAAGGCCAAGCGCCCGGTGCGAATCCTGCTGAGCCGCGAAGAGGTATTCTACACGGTCACCAAGCACGCCGCGTTCATCCGCATGAAGACCGGGGTCAAGGCCGACGGCACCTTCCATGCCCGCGAGGCGGAGGTCTTCCTCGACACCGGCGCGTTCGCGGAGATCGGCCCCCGGGTGGCCAAGAAGTCGGCCTACACCGCCGCCGGCCCCTACAAGTTCAGCCACGTGAAGATCGACGCCAAGTCGGTGTACACCAACAAGCCGCCGGCCGGGGCGTTCCGCGGCTTCGGCGTGTCCCAGTCGGCCTGGGCCAGCGAATCCCAGACCGACATCATCGCCAAGGCGCTGGGGCGGGACCCCTACGAGCTGCGCATGCAGAACATCTACGACGAGGGCGACGAATTCGTCACCGGCGAGAAGCTCTGGAGCATCGGCGTCAAGGGATGCCTGGAGAAGGTCGCCCAGGAGATGAAGTGGGACGAGCCCATGCCCGCGTCGGACGATCCTTCCAAGGTGCGCGGCAGGGGGCTGGCGGCGCTCATCAAGGCCACCATCACGCCGTCCATCTCGTGCGCCGCCATCAAGCTCAACGAAGACGGCAGCGTCAACGTGTTCACCAGCACGGTGGAGATGGGACAGGGCTCGGACACGGCCATGGCCGCCATCGTGGCGGACACCCTGGGGATTACCCTCGACCAGGTGTCGGTGCTGGGGGTGGACACGGACGTGGTGCCCTACGACCTCACCACTTCGTCGAGCCGCTCCACCTTCCACATGGGCAAGGCGCTGGAGCTGGCGTCCCTGGACCTGTGCGAACAGCTCCGCAGGTTCGTTTCCGAGGAGCACGGGGTGCCGTTCGAGGAGACGCGCATGGAGGGCGGCAAGGTGCTGTTCCGGGAAAACGCCCTGGATATCCGCGAGGTGCTGTTCAACCACTTCGGCATGCAGGGAGGCACGCTGGTGGGGCGCGGCGAGGTGAAGACCAGCACCGTGGACCCGGACACCGGCGACAAGACCACCTCGTCCTTCTGGTTCGTGGGCGCCGGCGGCAGCGAGGTGGAGATTGACAAGGACACGGGCAGGGTTCGGGTTCTGAAGCACGCCACCGCGGTGGACGTGGGCCGGGTGATCACGCCGCTGGGCTGCCAGCAGCAGCTCGTGGGCGGGGCCATCACCGGCCTGGGCCAGGCGCTGTTCGAGCAGATGGTGTGGGACAACGGCATTCTGGTGAATCCCAATCTCGTGGACTACGTGCTGCCGGCCCTGGGCGACATGCCCGACGAGATCACGCCCATCGCCGTGGAGGTGCCGCACAAGAACGGCCCCTTCGGCGCCAAGGGCATCGGCGAGACCTCGCTCATCCCGGTGGCGCCCTCCATCGCCAACGCGGTGGACGACGCCGTGGACGTGCGCATCAAGGATCTGCCGGTGACGGCGGAGAAGATATTCCTGGGGATGCTCGACACCAAGCGCCCGTCCGAGTAG